Proteins encoded within one genomic window of Bos indicus isolate NIAB-ARS_2022 breed Sahiwal x Tharparkar chromosome 23, NIAB-ARS_B.indTharparkar_mat_pri_1.0, whole genome shotgun sequence:
- the LOC109576833 gene encoding olfactory receptor 2W1: MDQRNYTSLHGFILLGFSDHPKLETVLSGVVTVFYLITLVGNTAIILASLLDSHLHTPMYFFLRNLSLLDLCFTTSIVPQMLVNLWGHDKTISYVGCIIQLYVYMWFGSIECLLLAVMSYDHFTAICKPLHYLVIMNPHLCLKMVIIVWSISLANSVVLCTLTLNLPRCGNNLLDHFLCELPAMVKIACIDTTAVEMSVFALGIVIVLTPLVLILISYGYITKAVLRMKSKAGQRKAINTCGSHLTVVSIFYGTIIYMYLQSGNNASKDQGKFLTLFYTIITPSLNPLIYTLRNKDMKDALKKLMRVDHKSTKSRRNWKS, translated from the coding sequence ATGGACCAGAGAAATTATACTTCTCTACATGGCTTCATTCTGCTTGGCTTCTCTGACCATCCCAAACTGGAGACGGTCCTGTCAGGAGTTGTCACTGTCTTCTACTTAATTACCTTGGTCGGTAACACAGCCATCATTCTTGCATCTCTCCTGGATTCCCATCTCCACACACCAATGTACTTTTTCCTCCGGAATTTATCTCTCCTAGATCTGTGTTTCACAACCAGCATCGTCCCCCAGATGCTGGTTAACTTGTGGGGACATGATAAGACCATCAGCTATGTGGGCTGCATCATTCAGCTCTATGTTTACATGTGGTTTGGCTCCATTGAGTGCCTTCTCCTAGCTGTTATGTCCTATGATCATTTTACAGCTATCTGTAAGCCCTTGCATTATTTGGTCATCATGAACCCACATTTATGCCTCAAGATGGTTATCATAGTCTGGAGTATTAGTCTGGCCAATTCTGTGGTATTATGTACACTCACCCTGAATTTGcctagatgtggaaacaaccttcTGGATCATTTCTTGTGTGAGTTGCCAGCTATGGTCAAGATAGCTTGCATAGACACCACAGCAGTTGAAATGTCTGTTTTTGCTTTAGGCATTGTCATTGTCCTTACACCACTCGTCCTTATTCTTATATCCTATGGCTACATCACCAAAGCTGTGCTAAGAATGAAATCAAAAGCAGGCCAGAGAAAAGCAATTAATACCTGTGGATCTCATCTCACCGTAGTGTCCATCTTCTACGGAACTATTATCTACATGTACCTGCAATCAGGTAACAATGCCTCCAAGGACCAGGGTAAGTTCCTCACCCTCTTTTACACTATCATCACTCCAAGTCTCAACCCTCTCATTTATACGTTAAGGAATAAGGACATGAAAGAtgcgctgaagaagctgatgagAGTTGACCACAAATCTACAAAATCAAGGAGAAACTGGAAGTCATAG
- the LOC109576715 gene encoding putative olfactory receptor 2W6: protein MGTSNGSSTTDFILLGFSDRPQLEHIISVVVFIFYIITLVGNTTIILVSYLDTQLHMPMYFFLSNLSFVDLCYTTSIIPQMLVNLWGPKKSITYGGCVLQFFFALDMGATECLLLAVMAYDRYAAVCQPLHYTVIMHPELCQKMVLTAWLGGLGSALILCSLTLKLPRCGHQEVDNFFCEMPALIKMACVYSKVIEVVVFALGVVFLLVPLSLILISYGVITQAVMRIKSAARWQNILNTCGSHLTVVSLFYGTLIYMYMKPHTSTLQDEGKFLTLFYTIVTPSLNPLIYTLRNKDVKSAIKRILWIKKNGQQSHELSGKIRV, encoded by the coding sequence ATGGGAACCAGCAATGGAAGTTCCACAACAGACTTCATCCTTCTGGGCTTTTCTGATCGGCCCCAATTGGAACACATCATCTCTGTGGTTGTCTTCATCTTCTATATTATAACACTGGTAGGAAACACAACGATCATTCTTGTATCTTACCTAGACACCCAGCTCCATATGCCCATGTATTTCTTCTTATCCAATTTGTCTTTTGTGGACCTCTGTTACACAACTAGCATTATCCCCCAGATGCTGGTAAATCTATGGGGTCCAAAAAAGTCTATTACATATGGAGGGTGTGTGCTCCAGTTCTTCTTTGCCCTTGACATGGGAGCCACAGAATGTCTTCTCTTGGCTGTAATGGCTTATGACCGCTATGCTGCTGTCTGTCAACCTCTTCACTACACAGTAATAATGCACCCTGAGCTTTGCCAGAAGATGGTGTTGACTGCCTGGTTAGGTGGTCTTGGCAGTGCCTTAATTCTTTGCTCTTTGACTTTGAAGTTGCCAAGATGTGGGCACCAGGAGGTGGATAACTTTTTCTGTGAGATGCCAGCATTGATCAAGATGGCTTGTGTCTATTCAAAAGTAATTGAAGTTGTTGTCTTTGCTCTTGGAGTAGTATTTCTTCTGGTACCTCTGTCACTAATTCTCATCTCATATGGAGTCATCACTCAAGCTGTCATGAGAATCAAGTCAGCAGCAAGGTGGCAAAATATCCTTAATACATGTGGTTCCCACCTCACAGTAGTATCTCTGTTTTATGGAACACTCATTTATATGTACATGAAGCCACATACTAGTACCTTGCAAGATGAGGGGAAATTCCTTACTCTCTTTTACACAATTGTAACACCCAGCCTTAACCCTCTGATATACACTTTAAGAAACAAAGATGTAAAGAGTGCAATAAAGAGAATattgtggattaaaaaaaatggtcAGCAAAGTCATGAATTAAGTGGAAAAATCAGAGTGTAG